In the genome of Pempheris klunzingeri isolate RE-2024b chromosome 3, fPemKlu1.hap1, whole genome shotgun sequence, one region contains:
- the LOC139198916 gene encoding nuclear factor interleukin-3-regulated protein-like, with translation MTGQTVPSLLTVEGLESSSPGGAGSFTDEAVSILTSTSELARTLLGHTFGLKRKEGLAAAAEAKAGSSCDEDSSTRRQRQFISDEKKDEGYWDKRKKNNEAAKRSREKRRANDMVLERRVLGLLEENARLRAELLALKFRFGLVKDTTDVSVMLPSAPLCAHPVRSTTHFYHPHTDGSSYLSTQPSSRTSHIHPHPPQQGAVYGPRGTRPLSNHSASEESGASTSCGSNVGSPVFFDDAASDRDGPSPRELVEEQQGYKSHICPPEASESQHTNRQDSPEGLRSLPHKLRFKGPGGEMSPSSDYRPPVATVGPNIQVRNHQQAGWDNRTESPAPWSREEACAGLGQQYQGPPCEYYNFTSLQNSRDAKDSTEDVSLRSQISCLSQEVAQLKRLFSQQLLSKIA, from the coding sequence ATGACGGGTCAGACTGTGCCCTCTCTACTGACTGTGGAGGGACTGGAGTCCAGTTCTCCGGGAGGGGCTGGGTCCTTCACTGATGAGGCAGTTTCTATTCTGACCTCCACAAGCGAACTGGCCCGAACCCTTCTGGGTCACACCTTTGGCCTCAAACGCAAAGAGGGCCTCGCCGCCGCCGCCGAGGCCAAGGCTGGCAGCAGCTGCGACGAAGACAGCAGTACACGCCGCCAACGACAGTTCATCTCTGACGAGAAGAAAGATGAGGGCTATTgggacaagaggaaaaaaaacaacgagGCCGCCAAGAGGTCTAGAGAGAAACGGAGAGCCAATGACATGGTGCTGGAGAGACGAGTGCTGGGCCTGCTGGAGGAGAACGCTCGCCTGAGGGCCGAGCTGTTAGCCCTGAAGTTTCGCTTCGGCCTGGTCAAGGACACAACTGATGTATCCGTCATGCTACCGTCTGCACCCCTCTGTGCTCACCCAGTACGCAGTACGACACACTTCTACCATCCTCACACTGATGGATCGTCATACCTCAGCACACAGCCGAGCTCCAGGACCAGCCACATCCATCCTCACCCTCCGCAGCAGGGTGCAGTCTATGGCCCGAGGGGAACCAGGCCTCTGTCAAATCATAGTGCATCCGAGGAGTCCGGTGCCTCCACCTCATGTGGCTCAAATGTGGGCAGCCCTGTGTTTTTTGATGACGCGGCGAGTGACCGTGATGGGCCTTCTCCGagggagctggtggaggagcagcagggctACAAGTCCCACATCTGTCCCCCGGAGGCCAGTGAGAgtcagcacacaaacagacaagaCTCACCCGAGGGTCTGAGGAGCCTCCCACACAAGCTCCGCTTCAAAGGCCCGGGAGGGGAGATGTCTCCGTCCTCTGATTACAGACCACCTGTAGCCACAGTGGGGCCAAACATCCAGGTGAGGAACCACCAGCAGGCAGGATGGGACAACCGGACAGAGAGTCCGGCTCCTTGGTCCAGAGAGGAGGCCTGTGCTGGACTTGGGCAGCAGTATCAGGGTCCACCTTGTGAATATTATAACTTCACCTCTCTGCAGAACTCCAGGGACGCCAAGGATTCAACAGAGGACGTCAGTCTCAGGTCTCAGATCAGCTGTTTGTCTCAGGAAGTGGCTCAGCTCAAGAGGCTCTTctctcagcagctgctctctAAGATCGCTTAA